The genomic interval GCTGGAGAATCGAATTAGCACATTGGACGCACCGCATCAGACGCACTGGAGCAAAAAGTTTCTGGCCAAGCGCGAGGCATCGCCGCATTCGGCACCTTATGTGGTCAGCATACAGATGATGACACCGGATCAGGGCCTGGTGCATTATTGCGCCGGCACCGTGATCAACGAGCACTGGATACTGACGGCCGCTCACTGCCTCACCTCGCCACAGTCCGTGGCCAGTTCGGTGATTGTCGCCGGCAGCCATGATATTCATAATCGACGCGGCGAGGCGGGCAATGTGCAGATGCGCAATATTGACTACTATGTGCGACATGAGCTCTACCTGGGCGGCGTGAATCCCTACGACATTGCGCTCATCTACACCAAGAAGCCGCTCATCTTCGATGAGTACGTGCAGGCGGCAACGCTGCCCGAACAGGACGCTCAGCCCGAGGGCTACGGCACGCTGTACGGCTGGGGCAATGTCTCAATGACGGCCGTGCCCAACTATCCGCacaagctgcagctggccaaCATGCCCATATTGGATATGAAACTTTGCGAGGAGATACTAGCACGCTCCGGCCTCGAGCTGCACGAGACGAACCTGTGCACCGGCCCGCTGAGCGGAGGTGTTAGCATTTGCACCGCCGATTCCGGTGGCCCACTCATGCAGGAATGCTGCGAACCGcatctggagcagagcaaCATAATCATTGGCATCGTGTCCTGGGGCAGATTGCCCTGCGGCCAGAAGAATGCGCCCTCTGTCTTTGTGCGCGTCTCCGCGTTTACAGATTGGATTAACCAGATTATCGCCTCTGCCACCCAACTCATGTAGAGCGGATTATCGGCACGGAGAGAGTTCCTGGGACTTCATAGCGCACACGCAGCTCGAATTGAAAAtatcgaaagaaaaaacacaaaaaccaaatacatcaacaaaaaaatcCCTAGCTTCTAATCTCAGTAGTCAAATAAGTGTTACGTATACTGCCCCCGCCCGTCCCTAAAAACTAAGCCATATAATTTTAAGTCGCAAAAATTGTtcctaataaaaaaaataaaaaacaagctacaaattatgttttatataaGCCAATCGAGtgtctttttgaatttttagccaacaaaaaaaatgtgtcaATTGTGAAATTGACTGAAGCTCTACGATTCCAGGCGTCGACTAGATAAGTTTATACAGCCCCATACGGGCCACTGTTGCTAGAGGGCGGGGTTCCGGTGTTTTTTGACTGTGCATTAGTCACGCGAATGTCGGGAGATTAGCAAAGCAAAAATGCTGGTCTCAGCTCCAGTAGCTGCTGAAGTGGAGCAAGTAAGCCCACATGAAGATTACTCTCAAGATTAACAGCACTCGAGTGATCAGCTGCTCGCCTTTTGAGTGACATGTGCTTGGACTTTGATCGCAAGCCAGGTGACAGACCCACGTCTGCTGATTGATCATAAAGATTTTGTAATCGTTTCTCCGAAATGAAATTTTCATATCAGGCTGTCATATGGTTTGTTATTTAATCTCAGTTTTCTGTTTATGTCTGGTCAAtctttaattgaatattattcGATTTTTACAAATTCTGGGACTAACATGGAAAATGTAGGCGAACCTGTTTCCGAACTCTTCTTGGCTAATACCATAAgttaaatatcttatataaagaaattcaatatataagcacgaagaatatatactttctCAGAGCTTCAAGCCTACTATTTAAAGTGAACTAAAGGTTAAGTCTAGGGTTTTCATCGTTTTACCAGATTTTTCACTGTTTCTGATTTTTTGTATTGATCAATTTAAAGTTGACAGGaagctaaataaatatggGTTGAAATGAATCAGTAGATAAAAAGATTTATTTGAGTATTGAACCGAACTGGTTCGcgcttgaaattaaaattataattttcaacGAACCTTACCTCAAATTGAACCAGTTGCTCAAACTAGCGTAAGAGCGTAAGTCTGCTCCGAAACAAAGTGGGATTTGTTCAAATTGTAAGGTTTTATGTTAAAAAGCGGACAGAAGAAATGGGGAAATCCAGTTCCACATTCAATTTGTGATATGAGATCCTCTGCACAAttggaactttttttttttttattctcgAGAATAATACCAATAGTTAAAATTTGTCTATGAACCAATCTTTGTGATATACCTCACTGCCTTATTGTAATAATTAGTAAGCAACATCTTGAAAGATTATATTTGTCTGTAATACTTAGTAAAAGCCATTATCAAAAAAGCTTTGTAAAAATTAACCCCAGCAAACGAAGTACTTGAAAGATTATATATGCCAGTGCCAGACACAGCTTACAATATTGTTAGTTAGTCTTTGGCACGTTCTAATCTTTGGGTGTATTGAAAtatatgataaaaatattGGCAAGCGACTGGCGACTGGCGCCTGTCTGTTAATGTTTAATTCGTCGGTCATTATGAGACAACACAAATGACCCGCCGATAAGGAATAACCTCTTTATAATTCCTTTTACATAAATCAACCGATTATTGCGTCGTACTttctgtacatttttttttttacttttattgccCGATATCTTATCAATGGATTCCATTCGATACagcaattataattataataattgccTCAGATTCCTTTAATTTCGCAGCACGTGCTTTTTTGGATTGCTTTTGAGTTTAAGGAAATGCATATTTGTAATACTACCTGGTATTTCCCGGCCTTGCCCGACACAAGATATATGcttgaaaatttatatatcATGTTTTCACCCATTTCCGTTCCGTGAAAAATTTTAGTTTACTTCGGATATGATAATTCATTCATTGAATTAAATTAGTGGTAGCATAATAGGTATACACAAAACCTTGGCCGAATTAGCGTTTAACTAAGCTTAACGAAGATTGGATGGTAAAGAAGACTTTTTTTTGAGATTTTTCAAACAGATGCGGATGAAATTTCCCAGAACCCCGTTTTATCGTGCAACTTCATCATCACGTGGTGACAGTAAAAATTAAAGCTTCGCTAACAGTTTAGGCCAAGCGTTTATCATCAGTTAGACAGTAAGTagaaacagttttatatatataagaatcaTAATAATAGATATCAGGTCATTCACTTGACGGTTTTTCTGGCACTTGAATGTTTTTCTGCTCTTTAGCTTTATAGATTTCAGTTAGACTCTcaatattgaaattgaatcTATTTTGAACGCtatcttttaattatttccGACATGTTTTGTTCTTTCAAGAAATTCGCTTTAACAGTAGTTTCTTGtgcaaattaatcaaataaagtCTGTTGTCGATTTTTCCCCGATTAGAATCATTTTCTATTAATGACGTACATAGC from Drosophila virilis strain 15010-1051.87 chromosome 2, Dvir_AGI_RSII-ME, whole genome shotgun sequence carries:
- the LOC6630679 gene encoding anionic trypsin, with protein sequence MLLSYRYIYSVLLTTIASIMVVLSSAPHMQLPVRKCSGPGHSMALNLAEYGLLENRISTLDAPHQTHWSKKFLAKREASPHSAPYVVSIQMMTPDQGLVHYCAGTVINEHWILTAAHCLTSPQSVASSVIVAGSHDIHNRRGEAGNVQMRNIDYYVRHELYLGGVNPYDIALIYTKKPLIFDEYVQAATLPEQDAQPEGYGTLYGWGNVSMTAVPNYPHKLQLANMPILDMKLCEEILARSGLELHETNLCTGPLSGGVSICTADSGGPLMQECCEPHLEQSNIIIGIVSWGRLPCGQKNAPSVFVRVSAFTDWINQIIASATQLM